The genomic region caaattggaaatgccattttcaaagtagaaatgtcatttttatattataaatgtCATCTGTCAAGTTAGAATTGTAGCATGTCAAGCtagaaatgtcatttctaGGGTTTAAAGAACATATGGTAAGTAGGAAATGCCATTTTCAaagtagaaatgtcatttttatactaTAAATGTTATCTGTCAAGTTAGAACTTCTGTATGACAAGCTAAAAATGTCATTCCTAGGGTTTAAAtgttatatgtcaaattggaaatgtcatttttatactaTAAATGTCATCTGTCAAGTTAGAAGTTCTGTATGACAAggtaaaaatgtaatttctaAGGTTTAAATGTCATATGTCAAATTGAAAATGTCATTTTCAAAGTAGAAGTGTTATTTTCATACCGTAAATGTCTTCTGTCAAGTCACAATTGTTGTATGTCAAGCTATAAATGTCAATCCTAGGGTTTAAATGTCATATGTTAAGTTggaaatgtcattttcaaagtggaaatgtcatttttatactaTAAATGTCATCTGTCAAGTTAGAATTGTAGCATGTCAAGCTAGGAATGTCATTTCTAGGGTATAAATAACATATGGTAAGTTGGAAATGCCATTTTCAAactagaaatgtcatttttatagtATAAATGTCATCTGTCAAGTTAGAACGTCTGTATGACAAGTTAAAAATGTCATTCCTAGGGTTTAAGAAACATATGATAAGTTGGAAATGTGGATGTtgagaatattaaaattaatgaaaatgtagaaaataaTTCACATTGACCATTtcttgaatattttaaaaatttatagtttaCTATTTTATCAtctattttctaataaagtactttaatttctatttttcaatttttaattataaagaaaaatataccgggccttaataatattaatatatttgattaatttagttactttaaaagaactttaaaaaacttacttttgtcttgttaaaagaaattgaaccGTTACCTACCGTCATCTATTATCGCAAACAGGTACTATATAATTcggttttaattcaataaaaatatacaacaacttAATTGCATCTTCAGACGCCTGGCTAATAAAAGCCTTTCATTTATACACAATATTtcacaaatattaatatttattacaataattcAACAATATCGAATTTAAATATTGTGATATAAAACAGCTAGTTAATAAAAGATGGCGTTAGTTGCGAAATTAgcgttaatttaaataaagtgaTATTGGATAAAGTTTTTCCCATACTTTATAACGTTGCTCAAACATAAAATTCGaagttttcaaattaatattaatatctaaatatttttgattgacCAAATCATATTCCGGCCATTTATACGATTTTGTATCGGGATTCCcagttttaatgaaattaccCCAAATCGTTGTTagataatcaacaattttactTTCGGGTTGTTCGGTAAACATCGGCGTTCGACGTGagatataaaaaagatataacAAATCATCGTGATGTGATGCACCTAAAAATTTgagtacaatttttttgtattaattaatttttaatttgttaccATAAGAAACGGTGTTGTTAGTACcgggaatataaaagaaagaatattttcctttataactaaacctgtaataataaactttattggTGAGATGTTGCGTTAAAAGTTTTGCACCGCGATTACTCCCAAAACCGATTATGCTATCGGCGTATAAATCGGCGATTTCCTGCCGTTTTGATTCATCGATTTTATTATCGGGGAAATAAAATTTCCGTAATCCTTCGGAAacgtttaaagaaaattgtgaATCTCTTTCGTACCCAAAAATAATGGGCCAATTTTTTGTGTAgttttcatcaaattcttttaaagCGGTTTGATTATTTActacaactaaaaaaaaatgatttaatttaaattaattaaataaataattaatttacaataagaTCTTCCACCAAATTCATCTTTAGTAACCCCGATTAAAAGGGGAACATCGGCGACTCTTTTATTAACAACGGACTTTATTGGATGTTCGACCAAAAATCTTTCCTGTCCAAAATCGGGTTCAATAACCACCATCCATAACCAAATCGGATCATTAAGAAACTCTTTATATCCTTGTAAATTATTAGATAATTCCTCTGaagttttcgattttaaacaatcaaTAAGGCCATTGTCAACTTCTTCGGGACAATTAACTAATTGGGCTTGTTTTTTAGCCAATCTTAATTGATCGGAAATAATTGGCTGTACCCCAAAAGCAGCACCACTCATTGAAATGGCTTTATGAAATAATCCCCGCGACATCGGTGAGACCATATGAAGAGTTACACTTGTTCCTCCAGCACTATAACCACAAATTGTTACATTATTGGGATCACCAGAAAACGAAGCAATATTTTGTTGAACCCAACGAAGAACTTGAACTTGATCTTTAAGTCCGTTATTTCCTGGGGCCTCTTTAGTACCCGTTGCTAAAAAACCGAGGGTTTGAAGGCGATAATTCGGAACAACCAAAACTATATCTTGATCTAAAAGATAATGAGGA from Onthophagus taurus isolate NC chromosome 5, IU_Otau_3.0, whole genome shotgun sequence harbors:
- the LOC111415807 gene encoding esterase FE4-like — translated: MAKIKIILLFSLCCVSTSFGYFKQSETNLIASTPLGQLKGTILTSRKGAKILSFLGVRYAEAPIGNLRFQPPVPVKPWKEIYDATKNPPLCPQSFVNSTKEDCLFLNVYTRSLENEKKPVMVFFHPGGFYEGISSSEFFGPHYLLDQDIVLVVPNYRLQTLGFLATGTKEAPGNNGLKDQVQVLRWVQQNIASFSGDPNNVTICGYSAGGTSVTLHMVSPMSRGLFHKAISMSGAAFGVQPIISDQLRLAKKQAQLVNCPEEVDNGLIDCLKSKTSEELSNNLQGYKEFLNDPIWLWMVVIEPDFGQERFLVEHPIKSVVNKRVADVPLLIGVTKDEFGGRSYFVVNNQTALKEFDENYTKNWPIIFGYERDSQFSLNVSEGLRKFYFPDNKIDESKRQEIADLYADSIIGFGSNRGAKLLTQHLTNKVYYYRFSYKGKYSFFYIPGTNNTVSYGASHHDDLLYLFYISRRTPMFTEQPESKIVDYLTTIWGNFIKTGNPDTKSYKWPEYDLVNQKYLDININLKTSNFMFEQRYKVWEKLYPISLYLN